From Nocardioides daedukensis, the proteins below share one genomic window:
- a CDS encoding NAD(P)H-binding protein gives MTSLLIIGATGAVGSRTLAAALADERVDRVFALGRRPLPEHPKLDARVVDFDTLDTVPPVDAVVCALGTTRRDAETREAYRRIDHDIVVRVAELAREAGATTCALVSSLGANPASRTFYLRLKGEVEESVRRVGFESVTVVRPSGLVGGERTRKNGLGDRLVEASAVIGPLVPARYRPVHVDRVAAVLLDAVLSPEAGIRVRESETL, from the coding sequence GTGACCTCACTACTGATCATCGGCGCGACCGGCGCGGTCGGTTCCCGCACATTGGCCGCTGCCCTCGCGGACGAGCGCGTGGACCGGGTGTTCGCGCTGGGTCGTCGCCCGCTGCCCGAGCACCCCAAGCTCGATGCTCGGGTGGTCGACTTCGACACGCTGGACACGGTCCCGCCGGTCGACGCGGTGGTGTGTGCACTCGGCACCACGCGCCGCGACGCCGAGACCCGTGAGGCCTATCGCCGGATCGACCACGACATCGTGGTGCGGGTCGCGGAGCTGGCCCGAGAAGCTGGCGCGACGACCTGTGCGCTGGTCTCCTCGCTGGGCGCCAACCCGGCTTCGCGCACGTTCTACCTGCGGCTCAAGGGCGAGGTGGAGGAGTCGGTACGCCGTGTGGGCTTCGAGTCCGTGACCGTCGTGCGGCCCTCGGGACTCGTCGGCGGTGAACGGACCCGGAAGAACGGGCTCGGTGACCGGCTGGTGGAGGCCAGCGCGGTGATCGGTCCGCTGGTGCCCGCGCGCTATCGGCCCGTGCACGTGGATCGGGTCGCTGCGGTGCTGCTCGACGCCGTGCTCTCGCCCGAGGCCGGCATACGGGTCAGGGAGTCCGAGACGCTCTGA
- a CDS encoding phosphoglyceromutase, producing the protein MAYTLILLRHGESEWNAKNLFTGWVDVALTEKGRGEAVRGGEQLKAAGLLPDVVHTSLQRRAINTAAMALDAADRHWIPVKRSWRLNERHYGALQGKDKKQTLAEFGEEQFMTWRRSFDTPPPPLDDSSEFSQADDPRYADLGDERPRTECLKDVIARLLPYWDADITPDLRAGKTVLVAAHGNSLRAIVKHLDGISDEDIAGLNIPTGMPLVYRLDDHLKPTVRGGEYLDPEAAAAAAAAVANQGR; encoded by the coding sequence ATGGCGTACACGCTGATCCTGCTCCGCCACGGCGAGAGCGAGTGGAACGCGAAGAACCTGTTCACCGGCTGGGTGGACGTGGCCCTCACCGAGAAGGGCCGCGGCGAAGCCGTACGCGGCGGTGAGCAGCTCAAGGCTGCCGGCCTGCTGCCCGACGTCGTGCACACCTCGCTGCAGCGCCGCGCGATCAACACCGCCGCGATGGCCCTCGACGCCGCCGACCGGCACTGGATCCCGGTGAAGCGCTCCTGGCGCCTCAACGAGCGTCACTACGGCGCACTGCAGGGCAAGGACAAGAAGCAGACCCTGGCCGAGTTCGGCGAGGAGCAGTTCATGACCTGGCGCCGCTCCTTCGACACTCCGCCGCCGCCACTGGACGACTCCTCGGAGTTCTCCCAGGCCGACGACCCGCGCTACGCCGACCTCGGCGACGAGCGCCCGCGCACCGAGTGCCTCAAGGACGTCATCGCGCGCCTGCTCCCCTACTGGGACGCCGACATCACGCCCGACCTGCGTGCGGGCAAGACCGTGCTGGTCGCCGCCCACGGCAACAGCCTCCGCGCGATCGTGAAGCACCTGGACGGCATCAGCGACGAGGACATCGCCGGGCTCAACATTCCCACCGGGATGCCCCTGGTCTACCGCCTCGACGACCACCTGAAGCCGACCGTGCGCGGTGGCGAGTACCTCGACCCCGAGGCCGCCGCAGCCGCTGCTGCCGCTGTTGCCAACCAGGGTCGCTGA